In Methanosarcina siciliae T4/M, one genomic interval encodes:
- the argJ gene encoding bifunctional ornithine acetyltransferase/N-acetylglutamate synthase: MKKIEGGICAVKGVTANGIKPGKMGITVIRAEGPAAGVFTKNKVTAAPVVLSKGVIETQHRLSAIIANSGNANAFTGDDGFLDAMEMASALSESLDLEPDTVAVASTGVIGRKLDVSWIREHLPEVLEGLGSSPECSLAATKAIMTTDKAVKEVAVELDCGVRIGAIAKGSGMIEPNMGTMLCFAYTDALVPADVLDSALRIAVDKTFNMVVVDGDTSTNDMVLFTSTCKSGIKPCMECLDEFEDALVYAFTDLAKKMARDGEGATKLIEARVTGAKTSEDARLAAKAIVRSPLVKSAIFGKDPNWGRVVAAAGYSGAELEQERLSLSFSAEGETVELVKSGEVSRASDLALLKKIMANEEIIIILDFGTGEESATAWGCDLTYDYVRINAEYTT, from the coding sequence ATGAAGAAAATAGAGGGTGGAATTTGTGCGGTAAAGGGCGTAACTGCAAACGGGATAAAACCCGGTAAAATGGGAATTACAGTCATCCGGGCAGAAGGTCCTGCAGCAGGTGTTTTCACAAAAAATAAGGTCACTGCAGCTCCTGTTGTTCTTAGTAAAGGAGTAATTGAAACTCAGCACCGGCTTTCTGCTATAATTGCAAACAGCGGAAATGCCAATGCCTTTACTGGTGATGACGGTTTTCTGGATGCAATGGAAATGGCATCTGCACTTTCTGAAAGTCTTGACCTCGAACCTGATACTGTTGCAGTTGCCTCAACAGGAGTCATTGGCAGAAAGCTTGATGTTTCATGGATCAGGGAACACCTGCCTGAAGTCCTCGAGGGGCTTGGCAGTTCCCCCGAATGCAGCCTTGCAGCTACAAAGGCGATTATGACCACTGACAAAGCTGTAAAAGAGGTCGCTGTGGAACTCGACTGCGGAGTCAGGATAGGGGCAATTGCAAAAGGTTCGGGCATGATAGAGCCCAACATGGGCACCATGCTCTGTTTTGCATATACCGATGCCCTGGTGCCTGCTGATGTTCTTGATTCGGCTCTCAGGATAGCTGTGGACAAGACTTTCAACATGGTTGTTGTCGATGGAGACACAAGTACGAATGATATGGTGCTTTTCACCTCTACCTGTAAGTCCGGAATCAAGCCCTGTATGGAATGTCTCGATGAATTTGAGGATGCGCTTGTCTATGCGTTTACGGATCTTGCAAAAAAGATGGCAAGGGATGGGGAAGGCGCTACGAAACTGATCGAAGCCAGAGTCACAGGTGCAAAAACCTCTGAAGACGCCAGGCTTGCTGCAAAGGCTATTGTACGTTCTCCTCTGGTCAAGTCCGCAATCTTCGGGAAAGACCCCAACTGGGGCAGGGTTGTGGCTGCTGCCGGATATTCGGGCGCCGAACTTGAGCAGGAAAGGCTCTCCCTATCTTTCTCGGCAGAGGGAGAAACAGTCGAGCTTGTGAAGTCCGGGGAAGTTTCCAGGGCTTCAGACCTTGCGCTCCTGAAAAAGATAATGGCAAATGAGGAAATAATCATCATCCTGGACTTTGGAACGGGAGAGGAGTCCGCAACAGCCTGGGGCTGTGACCTTACCTATGATTATGTCAGGATCAATGCCGAATACACAACATAA
- a CDS encoding CBS domain-containing protein, whose amino-acid sequence MKVKDVMNPDVVYCKPDDTVREAAKLLKENSISGAPVLEDGRLVGIVSEADLLKLLVIPEKGNLWLPSPFEVIEVPIRELLSWEETKKMLSDVGSTKVGEMMTKEVHIISSEASVEEASELMVRHRITRLPVMENEHVVGIVTRGDIIEGLAKL is encoded by the coding sequence ATGAAAGTAAAAGATGTCATGAATCCTGACGTCGTCTACTGTAAGCCTGACGACACAGTCCGGGAAGCTGCAAAGCTCCTTAAGGAAAACAGTATTAGCGGAGCTCCTGTCCTTGAGGACGGACGGCTTGTAGGGATAGTAAGCGAGGCCGACTTGCTTAAGCTACTCGTAATTCCGGAAAAAGGAAATCTCTGGCTTCCAAGTCCTTTTGAAGTTATAGAGGTGCCGATAAGGGAACTCCTTAGCTGGGAAGAAACGAAAAAAATGCTTTCGGATGTTGGTTCTACAAAGGTTGGAGAGATGATGACAAAGGAAGTACACATAATCTCTTCCGAAGCCTCGGTTGAAGAAGCTTCCGAACTTATGGTCAGGCACAGGATCACCAGGCTTCCAGTAATGGAAAACGAACATGTGGTCGGGATTGTCACACGTGGAGATATTATCGAAGGCCTTGCAAAGCTTTGA
- the argC gene encoding N-acetyl-gamma-glutamyl-phosphate reductase — protein MIKVGIIGASGYTGGELLRLLVSHPDVRLELATSRSLAGKPVSSTHRHLTGFLDLKYENPGPEEIRERCDMVFVAVPHGTAMNYVPELLDGSTKVIDLSADYRLDIPVFEKIYGIKHIDPRKAVYGLVELHPEAAREEFVANPGCFPTGANLAAAPLAAAGLIDIAVFDSKTGISGAGISPTETSHYPNIAENIIPYKLTAHRHRAEILQELTRLDGKLRNISFTPHVIPSIRGILTTAHLFTKEPLSTGDVQEIYENFYMDKPFVRFPGGVPSLTAVRGSNFCDIGFEADKENNRVVVLSAIDNLVKGASGQAIQNMNLMFGLAEARGLWLPAAAP, from the coding sequence ATGATCAAGGTAGGAATTATAGGAGCTTCCGGATACACAGGAGGAGAACTCCTGCGCTTACTTGTAAGCCACCCCGATGTCAGGCTTGAGCTGGCAACTTCCCGGAGTCTTGCAGGAAAACCCGTATCAAGCACCCACAGGCACCTCACCGGTTTTCTGGACTTAAAGTATGAAAATCCGGGTCCCGAAGAAATAAGGGAGCGCTGCGATATGGTCTTTGTAGCGGTGCCTCACGGGACTGCTATGAATTACGTCCCCGAGCTGCTCGACGGCAGTACAAAGGTAATCGACCTTAGTGCGGACTACAGGCTTGATATCCCTGTATTTGAAAAAATATACGGAATCAAGCACATCGACCCCAGGAAGGCAGTGTACGGGTTAGTGGAACTTCACCCTGAAGCTGCCAGGGAAGAGTTTGTGGCAAACCCCGGCTGTTTTCCTACCGGAGCAAACCTTGCAGCCGCCCCTCTCGCAGCAGCAGGTTTAATAGATATTGCAGTTTTTGATTCCAAAACAGGGATTTCAGGTGCCGGGATCTCGCCAACGGAAACCTCTCATTATCCGAACATCGCAGAAAACATTATCCCGTATAAGCTTACAGCCCACAGGCACAGGGCTGAGATTTTACAGGAGCTGACCAGGCTGGACGGAAAGCTCAGGAACATCAGCTTCACTCCCCATGTAATCCCGTCGATCAGGGGGATCCTTACAACTGCCCACCTCTTTACGAAAGAGCCTCTCTCGACCGGAGATGTGCAGGAAATTTATGAGAACTTTTACATGGACAAACCTTTCGTCCGGTTTCCGGGAGGAGTCCCTTCCCTTACCGCAGTTCGGGGGTCTAACTTCTGTGACATCGGTTTTGAAGCAGATAAGGAGAATAACAGGGTTGTGGTGCTCTCGGCAATCGATAACCTTGTCAAAGGCGCATCAGGGCAGGCTATCCAGAACATGAACCTTATGTTCGGACTGGCTGAGGCCCGCGGGCTCTGGCTGCCTGCAGCAGCTCCGTAA
- a CDS encoding nucleoside 2-deoxyribosyltransferase codes for MSKKKMIYLAGPLFSRAELEYNLKLKDMLLNNGFSVFLPQEEAEDSALGRESQNQECIFMKCAEGVDASDLVVAVLDGVDVDSGTAWEIGYAYAKGKPVIGLRTDFREFADGIVNLMIEMSIVSMARDEEELLKMLEKFR; via the coding sequence ATGAGCAAAAAAAAGATGATTTACCTTGCAGGTCCACTCTTCTCGCGTGCCGAACTCGAATATAACCTGAAACTGAAGGATATGCTGCTCAACAATGGCTTTTCCGTTTTTTTGCCCCAGGAAGAAGCAGAAGATTCGGCACTGGGACGCGAAAGTCAGAACCAGGAATGTATATTCATGAAGTGCGCGGAAGGTGTGGATGCCTCCGACCTTGTTGTCGCTGTCCTTGACGGGGTGGACGTGGATTCAGGAACCGCCTGGGAGATAGGTTATGCCTATGCAAAAGGAAAACCTGTTATAGGACTCAGGACTGATTTCAGGGAATTTGCAGACGGTATCGTGAACCTGATGATTGAGATGTCTATCGTTTCCATGGCAAGAGACGAAGAAGAACTGCTGAAAATGCTGGAAAAATTCCGATAA
- a CDS encoding N-acetyltransferase, translating into MIRTYRETDLEEMLRIWYDASVIAHSFVSASFWASQKSAMKEMYLPLAENYVCEQEGQVSGFISLVGESVCALFVAPEAQGKGIGKALLEHAKTLKGRLSLNVYKDNEKATRFYESRGFKAAGEEVDEHTGCLQLLMEWE; encoded by the coding sequence TTGATCAGGACTTACAGAGAAACAGACCTTGAAGAAATGTTAAGGATCTGGTACGACGCATCGGTCATTGCCCATTCTTTTGTTTCGGCTTCATTCTGGGCTTCGCAGAAATCCGCAATGAAAGAAATGTATCTGCCACTTGCCGAAAATTATGTTTGTGAGCAGGAAGGACAGGTTTCAGGCTTTATTTCACTTGTCGGAGAGAGTGTATGTGCCCTTTTTGTAGCTCCCGAAGCGCAGGGAAAAGGCATAGGAAAAGCTCTCCTCGAGCATGCAAAAACCCTGAAAGGCAGGCTCTCCCTGAATGTCTATAAGGATAATGAAAAAGCCACCCGCTTTTATGAAAGCAGAGGGTTTAAAGCTGCCGGGGAAGAGGTTGACGAGCATACAGGCTGCCTGCAGCTTTTGATGGAATGGGAATAA
- a CDS encoding PEF-CTERM sorting domain-containing protein gives MKKILSLLVGGLLIACMAGPAVAAVKDENLIGDPDGQIVLTELNKALTVPFNYEPYGDIILGGTKHKVTVTLTETSDGLEVTLPKEFYPSKLTANGDSASKEVYFYSDDDPWAWWYKYSNPNTENAYVKSTKAGAEGSLKIEVEGFVYSKCRCWCTHDAITIAEDTDPISTQIPEFPTVALPVAAVLGLVFIFGRKKEGL, from the coding sequence ATGAAAAAAATATTATCATTGTTAGTGGGCGGTTTATTAATCGCCTGTATGGCTGGACCGGCTGTAGCGGCTGTAAAAGACGAAAACTTAATTGGAGATCCAGACGGACAGATTGTACTTACGGAATTAAACAAAGCTTTGACGGTTCCATTCAATTATGAACCTTACGGAGATATTATTTTAGGCGGGACAAAGCATAAAGTCACAGTTACACTTACTGAAACATCAGACGGACTGGAAGTGACTCTCCCAAAAGAATTTTACCCCAGCAAGTTGACTGCAAATGGTGACTCTGCCTCAAAAGAGGTGTATTTTTATTCTGATGATGATCCTTGGGCATGGTGGTATAAGTATTCTAATCCTAACACTGAAAACGCATATGTAAAATCAACAAAAGCAGGAGCTGAAGGATCTTTAAAAATTGAAGTTGAAGGGTTTGTTTATAGTAAATGTAGGTGCTGGTGTACACATGATGCTATAACTATTGCTGAAGATACTGACCCAATATCAACACAAATTCCCGAGTTTCCCACTGTTGCTCTTCCAGTTGCCGCGGTATTAGGACTTGTTTTCATATTCGGACGTAAAAAAGAAGGGCTGTGA